In Triticum aestivum cultivar Chinese Spring chromosome 5B, IWGSC CS RefSeq v2.1, whole genome shotgun sequence, the following proteins share a genomic window:
- the LOC123117154 gene encoding UDP-glucosyltransferase UGT13248-like yields the protein MSGSDHRIHVLLVSYPAQGHINPLLQLAKRLAGHRGIRCTLAVTRSVLGNSGGPSQAGAVHIAAFSDGCDRQGYDEVGDVQTFLARLESVGSSTLDELLRSESEHGRPVHAVVYDAFLLWAPRVARRHGAKCAAFFTQACAVNVVYAHAWAGLVKLPVDKQNAPAQLPGLPTMLSPADFPSFLTDPGSSPAYLHLLLQQCEGLEVADYSLINSFHELQPKEAEYLSSRWGAKAVGPSIPSAYLDNRMADDTSYGFHLHTPMAAESMAWLDDRPARSVAYVSFGSLANATPDPAQVAEVAEGLYSSGQPFVWVVRASETWKLPEGFIGKAMGRGLFVTWSPQLEVLAHPAVGCFVTHCGWNSTIEALSIGVPMVAVPQWSDQPTNAKYVEDVWHVGVQVKGVVTKEELARCIREAMDDAKGYRTNAASWSHKAKKAMSEDGSSDRNIADFLSKLGPST from the coding sequence ATGTCAGGGTCGGATCACAGAATTCACGTGCTCCTCGTCTCATACCCAGCCCAAGGCCACATCAACCCGCTTCTCCAGTTGGCGAAGCGGCTCGCCGGCCACCGCGGCATCCGCTGCACCCTCGCCGTGACCCGGTCCGTGCTCGGCAACTCCGGCGGACCATCTCAGGCCGGCGCGGTCCATATCGCCGCCTTCTCGGATGGGTGCGACCGGCAGGGCTACGATGAGGTCGGCGATGTGCAGACCTTCCTGGCACGGCTCGAGTCGGTCGGGTCGTCCACGCTGGACGAGCTCCTCCGCTCCGAATCGGAGCATGGCCGGCCGGTGCACGCCGTCGTGTACGACGCGTTCCTCCTCTGGGCGCCGCGTGTGGCACGGCGGCACGGCGCCAAGTGCGCGGCCTTCTTCACGCAGGCGTGCGCGGTGAACGTGGTGTACGCCCACGCGTGGGCAGGCCTTGTGAAACTCCCGGTGGACAAGCAGAACGCGCCGGCGCAGCTTCCTGGCCTGCCCACGATGCTGTCGCCGGCCGACTTCCCATCCTTCCTCACGGATCCGGGCAGCAGCCCCGCTTACCTGCACCTGCTGCTGCAGCAGTGCGAAGGGCTTGAGGTGGCAGACTACAGTCTCATCAACTCATTTCACGAGCTGCAGCCCAAGGAAGCAGAGTATTTGTCGTCGAGATGGGGGGCCAAGGCGGTTGGCCCGAGCATCCCGTCGGCGTACCTCGACAACCGCATGGCCGACGACACGTCCTACGGCTTCCACCTCCACACTCCGATGGCGGCGGAAAGTATGGCTTGGCTAGACGACAGACCGGCGCGCTCTGTGGCGTACGTTTCCTTCGGCAGCCTCGCCAACGCCACGCCCGACCCGGCGCAGGTGGCCGAGGTCGCCGAGGGGCTGTACAGCAGCGGCCAACCCTTCGTGTGGGTCGTCAGGGCGTCCGAGACCTGGAAGCTGCCTGAGGGCTTCATCGGCAAGGCCATGGGGCGGGGGCTCTTCGTGACATGGAGCCCGCAGTTGGAGGTGCTGGCGCACCCGGCCGTCGGGTGCTTCGTCACCCACTGCGGGTGGAACTCGACGATAGAGGCCCTGAGCATCGGCGTGCCCATGGTCGCGGTGCCGCAGTGGTCAGACCAGCCGACCAACGCCAAATACGTCGAGGACGTCTGGCACGTGGGTGTGCAGGTGAAAGGGGTGGTGACCAAGGAGGAGCTCGCGAGGTGCATCAGAGAGGCCATGGATGATGCCAAGGGCTACAGGACGAATGCTGCAAGCTGGAGCCACAAGGCGAAGAAGGCCATGAGTGAAGATGGCAGCTCAGACCGCAACATCGCCGACTTCCTTTCCAAACTTGGACCGAGCACATAA